A genomic region of Macaca thibetana thibetana isolate TM-01 chromosome 14, ASM2454274v1, whole genome shotgun sequence contains the following coding sequences:
- the THY1 gene encoding thy-1 membrane glycoprotein: protein MNPAISIALLLTVLQVSRGQKVTSLTACLVDQSLRLDCRHENTTSSPIQYEFSLTRETKKHVLFGTVGVPEHTYRSRTNFTSKYNMKVLYLSAFTSKDEGTYTCALHHSGHSPPVSSQNVTVLRDKLVKCEGISLLAQNTSWLLLLLLSLSLLQATDFMSL, encoded by the exons ATGAACCCGGCCATCAGCATCGCTCTCCTGCTAACAG TCTTGCAGGTCTCCCGAGGGCAGAAGGTGACCAGCCTAACGGCCTGCCTAGTGGACCAGAGCCTTCGTCTGGACTGCCGCCATGAGAATACCACCAGCTCACCCATCCAGTACGAGTTCAGCCTGACCCGTGAGACAAAGAAGCACGTGCTCTTTGGCACCGTGGGGGTGCCTGAGCACACATACCGCTCCCGAACCAACTTCACCAGCAAATACAACATGAAGGTCCTCTACTTATCCGCCTTCACCAGCAAGGATGAGGGGACCTACACGTGTGCACTCCACCACTCTGGCCATTCCCCGCCCGTCTCCTCCCAGAACGTCACTGTGCTCAGAG ACAAACTGGTCAAGTGTGAGGGCATCAGCCTGCTGGCTCAGAACACCTCGTGGCTGCTTCTGctcctgctctccctctcccttctccaggCCACGGATTTCATGTCCCTGTGA